A segment of the Natrinema sp. SYSU A 869 genome:
ATAGGTCAATACTCGAATCGCCGAGTTCACCGATTTCGCCGTCCGCGACGTTGTCGGGGTCGTCGAGGATCGGAATAGCGTTCCCGGCGGCGAGGACTGTCCCGGCCGGCCACGGCCCGGTTTCCGCGGGGAGCTCGTACAGCGTCGGCTGGTATCGCAGTCCCCAGTCCTTGCCGCTCTGATCGTGGATTTCCGAGAACTTCGACCACGTCTGGCCGCCGTTCGTGCTCCGATATATCGGGAAGTACGGTTCCGCGCCGCCGCTCATCGATGGGTAGTACTCAAACGTTGCGAGCAGCGTCTCGTTGCCGCCCGGACTGTACTCGAGACGTTCGACACGCGGGTACATCGCACCCGGCGCCGGCGCTCCCTTCGGCGGAGAATAGAGTGTCTCTCCGCTATGCTCGTCGCCCGAATTCAGGTGGGCTTTCGTTACCTGTACAGCGCCGGTCGTGCCGAGACCGACAGCTCCGAGGAGCCCGATTGCTTGCAGGTGCTCTCTACGCGTGCGGTCATCGCCAGTCGTTGATTTCTTCATACATTCGTCACCGCAACACAATCATGAATATTTATACACAATAATCTTTCCCCAAGTGAAACGAAACAGATCGGCCTTCGGTTTACGGCGACCGACGTCGTCTCACGGCGACTCGCGAAGGAACTGCATCGACGGGCCGCCGGTAGGTTCGTCAAGCGTGACGGTCTCACGGACTTGCGCAACCGGCGCAACGATCGTCCTGCTGCACGTGTTTTCGGAGGACGAGTTCGACGACACGGCCCACAAACTGAGTTTGATCCGTCGAAAAAGGACGTCGACGCGGACATAGTCGCCTCGAAGGGGTATGACGATCCACGAACTTATCGAGACGTTTGAGCAGGCTGGTGTCGACTATAGGATTCGCGGTGAAATTGGGAAAACGGACGAGCAACTCGTCAGGGTCGCCGAATCGATAGACGCCGACCGAGTGTTCGTCGGTGGCCGGAGCCGAAGTCCGACTGGGAAAGCGTTCTTCGGGAGCGTTTCGCAAGCAGTGATGCTCTCCTCACCGTGTCCAGTGACGTTCGTCCGCCGCGAACTGGATGCCTGATTGGCAGGCAACGTGATACTCCTCCTTCTCTCTGCGGTGACCAAAACGCTTGCCGGCAGCGGTCCAACCAGCCGACAGTGGGGCGTGCATCGAAGGTTTGCTATGAAATATCAGGTGGTTACCCCTCATGTTCAGCGATGACGGCGACGTGGAACGTGAACAACAAGAACGGGAACACCAGACACACGGTAACGGTGAGAACAGCACTG
Coding sequences within it:
- a CDS encoding universal stress protein, with translation MTIHELIETFEQAGVDYRIRGEIGKTDEQLVRVAESIDADRVFVGGRSRSPTGKAFFGSVSQAVMLSSPCPVTFVRRELDA